One genomic window of Arachis stenosperma cultivar V10309 chromosome 10, arast.V10309.gnm1.PFL2, whole genome shotgun sequence includes the following:
- the LOC130958180 gene encoding pentatricopeptide repeat-containing protein At2g22070-like — MAKQNLRQAIDFLYSRGLATSDSYTRHVLHCVRANDFVQAKRLQSHMQLHLFQPKDSFIHNQLLHLYAKCGKLSYAQDLFDNMTHRDVYSWNALLSAYAKLGLVEDLCTVFDQMPSRDSVSYNTLIACFATNGHSGKALKILVRMQEDGFQPTQYSYVNALQACSKLLDLKLGKQIHGRVVISGCGDNTFVWNAITGVYAKCGDIHRARWFFDRMTHKNVVSWNLMISGYVKLGYHDECIRLFNKMKLLGLKPDQVTASIVINAYFQCGHVDDARRMFSEIPRKDEICWTTMIVGCAQNGREEDALMLFGDMLRGDVRPDSYTISSVVSSCAKLASLCHGQVVHGKVIVMGVDHSMLVSSALVDMYCKCGVTLDAWSIFWTMPIRNVITWNSMIHGYAQNGQPHEALALYETMLQENIKPDSISFVGVLSACISADMVAKGQEYFNSISEHGMTPTLDHYACMVTLIGRSSSVDKAVDLIKCMPHEPDYLIWSTLLSICAKKGDIKNAELAAGHLFKLDPRNAGPYIMLSNLYAACGRWEKVGDVRSLMNRNNAKKFAAYSLVEVESEVHKFVSEDRTHPAVEKIYDELNRLISILQRIGYNPDTNIVLHNVEQEEKFKSISYHSEKLALAFALIRKPNGIAPIRIIKNIRVCDDCHVFMKFASFHIGRTIILRDSNKFHHFSSGKCSCKDHW; from the coding sequence ATGGCTAAACAAAATCTTAGGCAAGCCATTGATTTTTTGTATTCTCGCGGCCTTGCTACTTCTGATTCCTATACACGCCATGTCCTTCATTGCGTTCGAGCAAATGACTTTGTTCAAGCCAAGAGATTGCAGTCTCACATGCAACTTCACCTTTTCCAACCCAAAGACTCCTTCATCCACAACCAGCTCCTCCATTTGTATGCCAAATGCGGCAAACTCTCCTATGCACAAGACCTGTTTGATAATATGACCCACAGAGATGTTTATTCTTGGAATGCCTTGCTTTCTGCTTATGCTAAGTTGGGTTTGGTTGAGGATTTGTGCACTGTCTTTGATCAAATGCCTTCTCGTGATTCCGTTTCTTATAACACCTTGATTGCTTGTTTTGCAACTAATGGGCATTCAGGCAAGGCATTGAAGATTTTAGTGAGGATGCAAGAAGATGGGTTTCAGCCCACCCAGTACTCCTATGTGAATGCATTGCAAGCATGTTCTAAGCTCTTGGATTTGAAGCTTGGTAAGCAGATTCACGGGAGAGTTGTTATTAGTGGTTGTGGGGATAACACTTTTGTATGGAATGCTATCACTGGTGTCTATGCGAAGTGTGGTGATATTCACAGGGCACGGTGGTTCTTTGATCGAATGACACATAAGAATGTTGTTTCCTGGAATCTTATGATCTCTGGATATGTCAAATTGGGGTATCATGATGAGTGCATTCGATTGTTTAATAAGATGAAGTTATTGGGTTTGAAACCTGACCAAGTTACAGCATCAATTGTTATCAATGCTTACTTTCAGTGTGGACATGTGGATGATGCAAGGAGGATGTTCAGTGAAATACCTAGAAAGGATGAGATTTGTTGGACAACAATGATAGTTGGTTGTGCACAGAATGGAAGAGAAGAGGATGCATTGATGTTGTTTGGCGACATGCTGCGTGGAGACGTTAGACCTGACAGTTACACCATTTCAAGTGTGGTCAGCTCCTGTGCCAAGCTAGCTTCTTTGTGTCATGGTCAGGTTGTCCATGgaaaagtaatagtaatggGTGTTGATCATAGCATGCTTGTGTCAAGTGCTCTTGTTGATATGTATTGCAAGTGTGGAGTTACTTTGGATGCTTGGAGCATTTTTTGGACAATGCCTATTCGAAATGTGATTACTTGGAATTCTATGATCCATGGTTATGCCCAAAATGGTCAACCACATGAAGCACTGGCTCTTTATGAAACGATGCTTCAGGAAAATATCAAACCTGATAGCATTAGTTTTGTGGGGGTATTATCTGCTTGTATCAGTGCTGACATGGTCGCAAAAGGACAGGAATATTTTAATTCAATAAGTGAACATGGGATGACACCAACATTGGATCACTATGCATGTATGGTCACTCTCATTGGTCGCTCTAGTAGTGTTGATAAAGCTGTGGATTTGATCAAATGCATGCCTCATGAACCAGATTACCTGATTTGGTCCACCCTACTCTCTATTTGTGCAAAGAAGGGTGACATCAAGAATGCAGAATTGGCAGCTGGTCATCTCTTCAAGTTGGATCCACGTAATGCAGGACCTTATATCATGCTTTCCAACTTATACGCTGCTTGCGGGAGATGGGAAAAAGTAGGTGATGTACGATCTCTCATGAATAGAAACAATGCAAAAAAGTTTGCTGCTTATAGTTTGGTTGAGGTTGAGAGTGAAGTCCACAAATTTGTTTCAGAAGATCGTACTCATCCAGCCGTGGAGAAAATCTATGATGAATTGAACAGATTGATTTCAATATTGCAACGAATTGGGTATAATCCAGATACAAACATTGTTCTGCATAATGTGGAACAGGaagaaaaatttaaatccaTCTCATACCACAGTGAGAAACTTGCTCTTGCTTTTGCTTTAATTAGAAAGCCGAATGGAATTGCACCTATCAGGATCATAAAAAATATACGTGTCTGTGATGACTGCCATGTGTTTATGAAATTTGCATCCTTCCATATTGGAAGGACAATCATTTTGAGAGATTCAAACAAATTTCACCATTTCTCTAGTGGAAAGTGCTCTTGCAAGGACCATTGGTAA